From the Exiguobacterium aurantiacum genome, one window contains:
- the ileS gene encoding isoleucine--tRNA ligase — protein sequence MNYKDTLLMPETEFAMRGNLPKREPAMHEAWEQMDLYNRVQEKNAGKPQYILHDGPPYANGDIHMGHALNKVLKDIIVRFKSLNGYQSPMIPGWDTHGLPIENALQKAGVNRKEMTVAEFREKCAAYAMEQVNSQREQFKRLGLLADFDNPYITLLPEYEAAQIRLFGTMAEKGYIYKGKKPVYWSPSSESALAEAEIEYYDKKSPAIYVAFQVVDGKDVLQTTDHFVIWTTTPWTIPANLGIAVSDELTYTRIEHDGKGYIVAESLVEEVTTALKWTDYTVSGSWNGREFEHMTAQHPLYDRTSLVMIGDHVTADATGLVHTAPGHGEDDYRVGQAYGLDVLCPVDDRGYMTDEAPGFEGLFYEDANKQIGMKLEENGYLLNLKFIKHSYPHDWRTKKPVIFRATPQWFASIKDFRADMLREIEEVKWVPEWGMTRLYNMVRDRGDWVISRQRAWGVPIPIFYAEDGTEIITNETIDHIANLFHEHGSNVWYEREAKDLLPEGFTHPNSPNGEFRKELDIMDVWFDSGSSHAGVLEQRDNLRRPADLYLEGSDQYRGWFNSSLSTAVATTGKAPYRNVLSHGFVLDGDGRKMSKSLGNTIAPNDLVKQYGAEIVRLWVSSVDYQSDVRASHDNFKQVSEVYRKIRNTLRFLLGNLNGFDPSMRVAFEDMPEADRFMATKLKQLQAKVVKAYDTFDFMAVYHLSHNFCVNELSSFYLDFTKDILYIEREDDARRRAVQTVMYDTVVTLTKLLAPILPHTADEVWQEVPAKQADSVFLTDLDEVAALSEDEKALLAKWSKFLTFRDDVLKAIEIARGEKLIGKPLEAKLLVAPKGETKQLLETIDNVRQLLQVSQLDYVESADVDYATAEISVLKADGAPCARCWTYSTELGQDEQHPELCPRCTEVIA from the coding sequence ATGAACTACAAAGACACATTATTGATGCCTGAGACAGAATTCGCAATGCGCGGAAATCTGCCAAAACGCGAGCCCGCGATGCACGAGGCTTGGGAACAGATGGACCTATACAATCGTGTCCAAGAGAAGAACGCCGGGAAACCGCAATACATCTTGCACGACGGACCTCCGTACGCGAACGGTGACATCCATATGGGCCACGCGCTCAACAAAGTATTGAAAGACATCATCGTCCGCTTCAAATCATTGAACGGCTACCAGTCACCGATGATCCCGGGCTGGGACACGCACGGTCTCCCGATCGAGAACGCGCTCCAAAAAGCGGGCGTCAATCGTAAAGAGATGACCGTCGCCGAGTTCCGTGAGAAGTGTGCGGCGTACGCGATGGAACAAGTGAACTCGCAACGCGAACAGTTCAAACGCCTCGGGTTGCTCGCTGACTTTGACAACCCGTATATCACGCTCCTCCCAGAATACGAAGCGGCTCAAATCCGTCTCTTCGGTACGATGGCTGAAAAGGGCTACATCTATAAAGGGAAGAAACCGGTCTATTGGTCACCGTCTTCTGAATCGGCGCTCGCCGAGGCTGAAATCGAATACTATGACAAGAAGTCACCGGCCATCTACGTGGCGTTCCAAGTCGTCGACGGCAAAGACGTCCTGCAGACGACCGACCACTTCGTCATCTGGACGACGACACCATGGACGATCCCGGCCAACCTTGGGATCGCGGTCAGCGACGAGTTGACGTACACGCGCATCGAGCATGACGGCAAAGGCTATATCGTCGCCGAATCGCTCGTTGAAGAAGTGACGACGGCACTCAAGTGGACGGATTATACGGTGAGCGGCTCTTGGAACGGACGTGAGTTCGAACACATGACGGCGCAACACCCGCTCTACGACCGGACCTCGCTCGTCATGATCGGTGATCACGTCACCGCTGACGCGACAGGTCTCGTCCATACGGCACCTGGTCACGGGGAAGACGACTATCGTGTCGGACAAGCATACGGACTCGACGTTCTGTGCCCGGTCGATGACCGTGGTTATATGACGGATGAGGCGCCAGGTTTCGAAGGCTTGTTCTATGAAGACGCGAACAAACAAATCGGCATGAAGCTCGAAGAGAACGGCTATCTCCTCAACTTGAAATTCATCAAACACTCGTACCCGCATGACTGGCGTACGAAAAAACCGGTCATCTTCCGCGCCACACCGCAATGGTTCGCCTCAATCAAAGACTTCCGGGCCGACATGCTCCGTGAAATCGAAGAAGTGAAATGGGTACCGGAATGGGGCATGACACGCCTTTACAACATGGTCCGTGACCGTGGGGACTGGGTCATCAGCCGTCAACGCGCTTGGGGCGTCCCAATCCCGATCTTCTACGCCGAAGACGGAACGGAAATCATCACGAACGAGACGATCGATCACATCGCCAACTTGTTCCATGAGCACGGCTCGAACGTCTGGTATGAGCGTGAAGCGAAAGATTTGTTGCCAGAAGGCTTCACACACCCGAACAGCCCGAACGGCGAGTTCCGTAAAGAACTCGACATCATGGACGTCTGGTTTGACTCAGGTTCGTCGCATGCGGGCGTCCTCGAACAGCGCGATAACTTGCGCCGTCCGGCCGACTTGTACCTTGAAGGCTCTGACCAATACCGCGGCTGGTTCAACTCGTCACTCTCGACGGCAGTCGCGACGACGGGCAAAGCACCGTATCGCAACGTGCTCAGCCACGGCTTCGTCCTCGACGGTGACGGCCGCAAGATGTCGAAGTCACTCGGTAACACGATTGCACCGAACGACCTCGTCAAACAGTACGGAGCGGAAATCGTCCGCCTTTGGGTATCGTCGGTCGACTATCAGTCCGATGTCCGTGCGTCACACGATAACTTTAAACAAGTGTCGGAAGTATACCGGAAAATCCGCAACACGTTGCGCTTCTTGCTCGGTAACTTGAACGGGTTCGACCCATCGATGCGTGTCGCGTTCGAAGACATGCCGGAAGCGGACCGCTTCATGGCGACAAAACTCAAACAGCTGCAAGCGAAAGTCGTCAAAGCGTATGATACGTTCGACTTCATGGCCGTCTATCACTTGAGCCATAATTTCTGTGTCAACGAGTTGTCGTCATTCTACCTCGACTTCACGAAAGATATTCTGTATATCGAGCGCGAAGATGATGCGCGTCGTCGTGCCGTCCAAACGGTCATGTATGACACGGTCGTCACGCTCACGAAATTGCTCGCACCGATCCTTCCGCACACGGCGGATGAGGTGTGGCAAGAAGTGCCGGCTAAACAAGCGGATAGCGTCTTCTTGACGGACCTTGACGAAGTAGCGGCATTGTCGGAAGACGAGAAGGCGTTGCTCGCGAAATGGTCGAAGTTCCTCACGTTCCGGGATGACGTCTTGAAAGCGATCGAGATCGCCCGCGGTGAGAAATTGATTGGGAAACCGCTCGAAGCGAAGCTGCTCGTCGCGCCAAAAGGTGAGACGAAACAGTTGCTCGAGACGATTGACAACGTCCGCCAATTGCTACAAGTGTCACAGCTCGATTACGTCGAGTCGGCCGATGTCGACTATGCGACGGCCGAAATCAGCGTCTTGAAGGCTGACGGTGCCCCTTGTGCCCGTTGCTGGACGTACTCGACCGAACTCGGTCAAGACGAACAGCACCCAGAGCTTTGCCCGCGTTGTACAGAAGTCATCGCATAA
- a CDS encoding DivIVA domain-containing protein, producing the protein MALTPIDIHNKEFSTRFRGYDIDEVNEFLDQIIKEFELLIRENRRYEELVNDMQARIDYFSSMEDTLNKSIIVAQEAAEEVKTNAAKEASLILKQAEREALAREEEASRKEQLAEREVIQMLKKVELYRTRFRVLVDAQMELLNSTEWDTIVGEPPVQTVLDDKTELAYNDDEVIPTKHHG; encoded by the coding sequence ATGGCGTTGACACCGATTGATATTCATAATAAAGAGTTCTCGACTCGTTTTCGCGGGTACGATATCGATGAGGTCAATGAATTTTTAGATCAAATCATCAAAGAATTTGAACTATTGATTCGTGAGAATAGAAGGTACGAAGAACTCGTCAACGATATGCAAGCCCGCATTGACTACTTCTCCTCGATGGAAGACACGTTGAACAAATCGATTATCGTCGCCCAAGAGGCAGCAGAAGAAGTGAAGACGAACGCGGCCAAGGAAGCGAGTCTCATTTTGAAGCAAGCCGAACGCGAGGCGCTCGCCCGTGAGGAAGAAGCGTCACGCAAAGAGCAGCTCGCCGAGCGTGAAGTCATTCAAATGCTCAAGAAAGTCGAGTTGTACCGGACCCGGTTCCGCGTCCTCGTCGATGCACAGATGGAGCTGTTGAACAGCACCGAATGGGACACGATTGTCGGGGAGCCGCCGGTCCAGACGGTTCTTGACGATAAGACCGAACTTGCGTATAATGACGACGAAGTCATACCAACCAAACATCACGGATAA
- the murG gene encoding undecaprenyldiphospho-muramoylpentapeptide beta-N-acetylglucosaminyltransferase: MKVMISGGGTGGHIYPALALLDTLKARHPKLEVLYIGTENGLEADLVPRAGVPFKSIRIAGLKRSLSVDNVKTAYWFVQSVLTLRKEMKTFRPDVVIGTGGFVSGPVVFTAQQLGIPTILHEQNSIPGLTNKFLSKKADRVALSFAGSEAQFPDANVRVIGNPRGSEVLKTTVNEAAVRAEFGLDERPIVLIYGGSRGAEAINRAVIEAIPELAAEPVNVLYVTGNVHYDNVVATAPKADNVHVLPYVYNMPELLACASLVVSRAGASTISELTALGLPSILIPSPYVTADHQTKNASALVENGAAELIKEGDLTGETLVTSIRHVLANHDEMAEASKRLGFPHAAEALADLVEEVRE; encoded by the coding sequence ATGAAAGTAATGATCTCTGGTGGAGGGACGGGCGGACATATCTACCCGGCACTCGCTCTCCTCGATACGCTCAAAGCACGGCATCCGAAACTTGAAGTGCTGTATATCGGTACCGAGAACGGTCTCGAAGCCGACCTCGTCCCACGGGCGGGCGTACCGTTCAAGTCGATTCGGATTGCCGGGCTGAAACGTTCTTTATCGGTCGACAATGTGAAGACGGCGTATTGGTTTGTCCAATCGGTCCTCACGTTACGCAAAGAGATGAAGACGTTCCGTCCGGACGTCGTGATTGGCACGGGCGGTTTCGTCTCAGGACCGGTCGTCTTTACGGCACAGCAACTTGGGATTCCGACGATTCTGCATGAGCAGAACAGCATCCCAGGTTTGACGAACAAGTTCCTATCGAAGAAAGCCGACCGGGTCGCCTTGTCGTTCGCCGGTTCGGAAGCACAGTTCCCCGATGCGAACGTCCGAGTCATCGGTAACCCGCGCGGGAGCGAAGTGTTGAAGACGACGGTGAATGAAGCGGCCGTCCGAGCCGAGTTTGGCCTCGATGAACGTCCGATCGTCTTGATTTACGGCGGAAGCCGCGGGGCAGAAGCGATCAATCGCGCCGTCATCGAAGCCATTCCAGAGCTTGCGGCCGAACCGGTGAACGTGCTCTACGTGACCGGGAACGTGCACTACGACAACGTCGTGGCCACCGCGCCAAAAGCGGATAACGTCCATGTATTGCCGTACGTCTACAACATGCCTGAACTGCTTGCTTGTGCGAGTCTTGTCGTGTCACGGGCCGGCGCCTCGACAATCTCGGAGCTGACCGCGCTTGGCTTGCCAAGTATCTTGATTCCGAGCCCGTACGTGACGGCCGACCATCAGACAAAAAATGCGTCAGCCCTCGTCGAGAACGGTGCGGCCGAACTGATCAAAGAAGGGGACTTGACGGGCGAGACGCTCGTCACATCCATCCGGCACGTATTGGCAAACCACGATGAGATGGCAGAAGCCTCGAAACGGTTAGGGTTCCCGCATGCTGCGGAAGCACTCGCCGACCTCGTCGAAGAAGTCCGCGAATAA
- the pgeF gene encoding peptidoglycan editing factor PgeF yields the protein MRLLHTWETETYRFRAYVTTRTDGHNEGNVGLHVGDDPERVVVNREQFFEAAGLDLADSVWADQVHQTNVEIVGDADRGKGAYRYDETIPATDGLVTTADSLPLALVFADCVPLFFCAKDHGVIGVAHAGWKGTVGNIVSSMTDAFATLGVPADAIDMFVGPAITAEDYEVDRRVLDAVEAVSTAAYEASVSDERAGHAHLSLQRVNETLATERNIEVTQSNLSTVADRSFFSYRNGDAKRRFAAVLVKEKKS from the coding sequence ATGCGACTGTTACATACATGGGAAACCGAGACTTATCGCTTCCGCGCTTATGTGACGACCCGGACCGACGGACACAACGAAGGCAACGTCGGACTCCACGTCGGGGATGACCCGGAACGAGTCGTCGTCAATCGGGAGCAGTTTTTCGAAGCAGCCGGTCTAGACCTCGCCGATTCGGTATGGGCCGACCAAGTGCATCAGACAAACGTCGAAATCGTCGGAGACGCCGACCGCGGTAAAGGCGCGTATCGTTACGATGAAACGATCCCGGCAACGGACGGTCTCGTCACGACGGCCGATTCGTTACCGCTCGCCCTTGTGTTCGCGGATTGTGTCCCGTTATTCTTTTGCGCCAAAGACCATGGTGTCATCGGTGTGGCGCACGCGGGTTGGAAAGGGACGGTTGGAAACATCGTGTCCTCGATGACGGATGCGTTCGCCACGCTCGGCGTACCGGCCGACGCCATCGACATGTTCGTCGGACCAGCCATCACGGCCGAGGATTACGAGGTCGATCGTCGTGTCCTCGACGCAGTCGAAGCCGTCTCGACGGCCGCTTATGAAGCGTCAGTCTCGGACGAACGAGCGGGCCATGCCCATCTTTCACTGCAACGAGTGAACGAGACGCTCGCCACCGAACGAAATATCGAGGTGACCCAGTCGAACTTGTCGACCGTTGCCGATCGGAGCTTTTTCTCGTATCGGAACGGTGATGCCAAGCGTCGATTTGCGGCCGTCCTCGTCAAGGAGAAGAAATCGTGA
- a CDS encoding YggT family protein, translated as MENAIPALGNTIVTLLGYYSWVLIAYILLSWFPNARESKFGQILSYLCEPFLNPFRRIIPPIGGMLDISPIVALFVLRMAQFGVRAIFGI; from the coding sequence ATGGAAAATGCTATACCTGCGTTAGGCAACACGATCGTTACATTACTTGGATATTATAGTTGGGTCTTGATTGCCTATATTTTATTATCGTGGTTCCCAAATGCGCGTGAATCAAAATTTGGTCAAATCTTGTCGTATCTTTGCGAACCGTTTTTAAATCCGTTTCGTCGCATCATCCCACCAATCGGCGGGATGCTCGACATCTCCCCAATCGTCGCTTTATTTGTGCTACGGATGGCGCAATTTGGAGTGCGCGCGATTTTCGGTATTTAA
- the ftsZ gene encoding cell division protein FtsZ: MMYFDEAIDAVAKIKVIGVGGGGSNAVNRMIEHGVQGVEFIAVNTDAQALNMSKADVKLQLGAKLTRGLGAGANPDIGKKAAEESREQLIEALDGADMVFVTAGMGGGTGTGAAPVIAEISKEIGALTVGVVTKPFMFEGRKRMQHAQHGIQAFKEKVDTLIVIPNDKLLEIVERNTPMIEAFREADNVLRQGVQGITDLIAIPGLINLDFADVKTIMTEKGSALMGVGVATGENRAVEAAKKAISSPLLESSIEGAKGVLMNITGGLSLSLFEVTEAAQIVQSAADEEVNLIFGSVINENLNDEIIVTVIATEFAEEAQGTNPFLQQPKKKPEAEVNREAQPKAQEAAPQDEGNFHRPVYGGDVPDETINIPAFVRQRRN; this comes from the coding sequence ATGATGTACTTTGATGAGGCGATTGACGCCGTAGCAAAAATTAAAGTAATTGGAGTCGGTGGCGGTGGTTCAAACGCCGTTAACCGCATGATCGAGCACGGAGTGCAAGGTGTCGAGTTCATCGCCGTCAACACGGACGCGCAAGCACTCAACATGTCAAAAGCAGACGTGAAGCTTCAACTTGGCGCGAAATTGACGCGCGGCCTTGGTGCCGGAGCGAATCCTGATATCGGGAAAAAAGCGGCAGAAGAGAGCCGTGAACAGTTGATTGAAGCGCTCGATGGCGCTGACATGGTCTTCGTCACAGCAGGTATGGGCGGAGGAACTGGGACTGGGGCTGCACCTGTCATCGCTGAGATCTCGAAAGAAATCGGAGCGCTCACAGTCGGTGTCGTCACGAAACCGTTCATGTTCGAAGGACGCAAACGGATGCAACACGCCCAACACGGGATTCAAGCGTTCAAAGAAAAAGTTGATACACTCATCGTTATTCCAAACGATAAGTTGCTTGAAATCGTCGAGCGCAATACGCCGATGATCGAAGCGTTCCGCGAAGCGGATAACGTGCTTCGTCAAGGTGTCCAAGGGATCACAGATTTGATCGCCATTCCTGGGCTCATCAACCTCGACTTCGCTGACGTGAAGACGATCATGACGGAAAAAGGCTCGGCCCTCATGGGTGTCGGTGTCGCGACAGGCGAGAACCGTGCCGTCGAGGCAGCGAAGAAAGCCATCTCATCTCCACTTCTTGAGTCTTCAATCGAAGGCGCGAAAGGTGTCTTGATGAACATCACAGGCGGACTCAGCCTCAGCTTGTTCGAAGTCACGGAAGCTGCTCAAATCGTCCAAAGTGCCGCTGATGAAGAAGTGAACTTGATTTTCGGTTCGGTCATCAACGAAAACTTGAACGATGAGATCATCGTTACCGTGATTGCAACTGAATTCGCAGAAGAAGCGCAAGGGACGAACCCGTTCCTCCAGCAACCGAAGAAAAAACCGGAAGCTGAAGTGAACCGTGAGGCTCAACCTAAAGCGCAAGAAGCTGCGCCACAAGATGAAGGGAACTTCCATAGACCGGTCTATGGCGGGGACGTCCCAGACGAGACGATCAACATCCCAGCGTTCGTAAGACAACGCCGTAACTAA
- a CDS encoding cell division protein SepF, which translates to MSIKNKMKDFFGLEEDPNNQFEGDEYAVAETKTQPMTEAIVKNEDRPKTSNNIVALNTKKKERSKVVLAEPRVFAEAQDISDQLKENRAVIVNLQRMSKEQSRQVVNFLSGVVYALEGTMTSIGHNTILCTPNNIELTGSISNLISEDELNSKGW; encoded by the coding sequence ATGTCAATCAAAAACAAAATGAAGGACTTCTTTGGACTCGAGGAAGATCCGAACAACCAGTTCGAAGGAGACGAGTATGCGGTCGCCGAAACGAAGACACAGCCGATGACGGAGGCAATCGTCAAAAATGAGGACCGTCCGAAAACATCAAACAATATCGTCGCGTTGAACACGAAGAAGAAAGAACGTTCAAAAGTCGTCTTGGCCGAACCGCGTGTATTCGCCGAAGCTCAAGACATCAGCGACCAGTTGAAAGAAAACCGGGCCGTCATCGTCAACCTTCAACGGATGTCGAAAGAGCAGTCTCGTCAAGTCGTCAACTTCTTGTCAGGTGTCGTCTACGCGTTAGAAGGGACGATGACGTCGATTGGACATAACACGATTCTATGTACTCCGAACAACATCGAGTTGACGGGGTCGATCTCGAACTTGATTTCGGAGGACGAACTCAATAGTAAAGGGTGGTAA
- a CDS encoding cell division protein FtsQ/DivIB has translation METRQNTVRSLEDRIPYMKDQRRKKANRRLSTILILFAVLIALVVYMQTSVSDVKAVNVNGLSWLTEEYVLAGTDIDTSTKIVQVSPNGIERELRAVPGVKDVDVDRSWYNIVTINVEEEKMIAYSRTEKEEVAVLADGSLHPTGGITDPEKLKDGPLLREFTDKAELEKIATELEQVDDAMRARMSEIVFSKQDGESTRYEIYMNDGNTIQTPTFKLSQTVSKYGEIYENIPKGQRGTVVMDGGYYFVPYEKPKQ, from the coding sequence ATGGAGACACGTCAGAACACCGTTCGTAGTTTAGAAGACCGTATCCCGTATATGAAAGATCAGCGTCGTAAAAAAGCGAACCGACGCTTGTCGACCATCTTGATCTTATTCGCGGTGCTGATCGCACTCGTCGTGTATATGCAGACGTCGGTATCTGACGTGAAGGCGGTGAACGTGAACGGCCTGTCTTGGCTGACAGAAGAGTATGTGCTCGCCGGGACGGACATCGATACGTCCACGAAGATCGTTCAAGTGTCACCGAACGGGATTGAACGAGAACTCCGCGCCGTGCCAGGCGTAAAAGACGTCGACGTCGATCGGTCATGGTATAACATCGTCACGATCAATGTCGAAGAGGAAAAGATGATCGCGTATTCGCGGACGGAGAAAGAGGAAGTCGCGGTACTCGCCGATGGCTCGCTTCACCCGACCGGTGGCATCACCGATCCTGAGAAGTTAAAGGACGGTCCGCTCTTGCGCGAGTTCACGGACAAAGCCGAACTCGAAAAAATCGCGACAGAGCTCGAACAAGTCGATGATGCGATGCGGGCCCGGATGTCGGAGATCGTGTTCTCGAAACAAGACGGGGAGTCGACGCGTTATGAAATTTATATGAACGACGGCAATACGATTCAAACACCAACGTTCAAGCTCAGCCAGACTGTGTCCAAATACGGTGAAATCTATGAAAACATTCCAAAAGGACAACGGGGAACCGTCGTCATGGATGGTGGATATTATTTCGTCCCGTATGAAAAACCGAAACAATAA
- a CDS encoding YlmH family RNA-binding protein, whose product MSVFDHYRPNERAFIEQVLDWVQQVEDNYMLKVTDFLDPREQQIVRQLVGKQLAIYEDGGFVGAERRRLILAPDYYELDPNDFEIAIRQIDYPTKFVELTHRQVTGTLLNAGLKRQKFGDVVLDDGIAQFATTRDAAGFIEMNVDRVGKARIRISEVAPEAVLVVPEVKWSDEFGIVSSLRFDTVVSEVLGLSRQKAQALVKHGDCKVNHKPIDDPSFILEPDDLVSIRGYGRVKLTAILGSTKREKIKIQYGIIR is encoded by the coding sequence ATGAGCGTCTTCGATCATTATCGACCGAATGAACGGGCATTTATCGAGCAAGTGCTCGATTGGGTTCAACAAGTCGAGGACAACTATATGTTGAAAGTGACGGACTTTTTAGATCCACGCGAGCAACAAATCGTCCGGCAACTCGTCGGAAAGCAGCTCGCGATTTACGAGGATGGCGGATTTGTCGGCGCGGAACGGCGTCGTCTCATCCTGGCTCCGGATTATTATGAGCTCGACCCGAATGACTTTGAGATTGCGATTCGTCAAATCGACTATCCGACCAAGTTCGTCGAATTGACGCACCGTCAAGTGACGGGGACGCTCTTGAACGCCGGGTTGAAGCGGCAAAAGTTTGGCGACGTCGTCCTCGACGATGGCATCGCCCAGTTCGCCACGACACGTGACGCGGCCGGCTTCATCGAGATGAACGTCGATCGGGTCGGCAAGGCCCGGATTCGCATCTCTGAAGTGGCGCCGGAAGCTGTGCTCGTCGTACCGGAAGTCAAATGGAGCGATGAGTTCGGTATCGTCTCGTCACTCCGGTTTGACACGGTCGTCAGCGAAGTGCTCGGGTTATCCCGGCAAAAAGCACAGGCGCTCGTCAAACATGGAGACTGTAAAGTGAACCATAAACCGATTGATGATCCGAGCTTCATCCTTGAACCAGACGATTTGGTCTCGATCCGTGGGTATGGCCGTGTCAAACTGACGGCGATTCTCGGCTCGACAAAGCGTGAGAAAATAAAAATCCAGTATGGCATCATACGTTGA
- the ftsA gene encoding cell division protein FtsA has protein sequence MAALDIGTSEIKLVVGELLGGTLNILAEGCAPSAGVKRGAVVDIDKTVQAIKQAVEHAEAALGDQIRSVYVAIEGEHIQIAPCHGIASVKREDQEITDTDVIEVINSAQVMRLPDEMSVIDVIPSSFTVDQQTGVVDPRGMLGYRLEMHGKMVTGSKTILHSIRRSIERAGLKLEGFVLGNLALGMSAASVDEIDLGIGLIDIGHEKTTVSVFYRGDLVYSYILPVGGDHMTRDLVYKLNCKYQDAKVAKEEYGLALEEMADASEGFSFTNINGEVTFEPQAEISYVLEARIEEMFTLVLNRVQKVGVPTLSGGYLLCGGAAALPGIQELATRVMGQTTRLYQPSSIGVRHPKYATAVGVLKYVLMSDHHVSKSRLEKPEERVAVTKPDGTMPHGNDHDHEVDVERDERETKNGFGRLMEKLFGV, from the coding sequence GTGGCCGCATTGGATATAGGAACGTCAGAAATTAAGCTCGTCGTGGGTGAATTACTCGGGGGAACGCTTAACATTTTGGCGGAGGGGTGTGCCCCGTCTGCAGGAGTAAAACGTGGCGCCGTCGTCGACATCGATAAGACGGTTCAAGCCATCAAACAAGCCGTCGAACATGCCGAAGCGGCACTCGGTGATCAAATTCGGTCGGTATACGTTGCCATCGAAGGGGAACATATCCAAATCGCCCCATGTCACGGAATCGCGTCGGTCAAACGAGAAGACCAAGAAATCACGGATACAGACGTCATCGAAGTCATCAACTCGGCGCAAGTCATGCGCTTGCCGGACGAGATGAGCGTCATCGATGTGATTCCGTCTTCCTTCACGGTCGATCAACAGACAGGTGTCGTCGATCCTCGGGGAATGCTCGGCTATCGTTTAGAGATGCACGGGAAGATGGTAACTGGTTCGAAGACGATTTTACATAGCATTCGTCGCTCCATCGAACGAGCGGGCCTGAAACTCGAAGGCTTCGTCCTCGGCAACTTGGCACTCGGTATGAGCGCGGCATCTGTCGATGAAATCGATCTTGGCATCGGATTAATCGATATCGGGCATGAAAAGACAACCGTCTCTGTCTTCTATCGGGGCGACCTCGTCTACTCATATATCCTTCCGGTCGGAGGCGATCATATGACGCGTGACTTGGTTTACAAGCTCAATTGTAAATACCAAGACGCCAAAGTGGCGAAAGAAGAATACGGACTCGCCCTTGAAGAAATGGCAGACGCATCCGAGGGCTTCTCGTTCACGAACATTAACGGAGAAGTCACGTTCGAACCGCAAGCAGAAATTAGTTATGTTTTAGAGGCAAGAATAGAGGAAATGTTTACGCTTGTGTTGAATAGAGTGCAAAAGGTAGGCGTCCCGACGCTCAGTGGAGGGTATCTCCTCTGCGGTGGGGCCGCTGCTTTACCTGGCATCCAAGAATTGGCGACTCGTGTCATGGGTCAAACGACGAGACTGTATCAGCCTTCGTCGATTGGCGTCAGACACCCGAAATACGCGACCGCGGTCGGCGTCCTCAAGTACGTGCTTATGAGCGATCATCACGTCTCGAAGTCGCGACTTGAAAAGCCGGAAGAGCGCGTGGCCGTCACGAAACCGGACGGAACGATGCCGCACGGTAACGACCATGACCACGAAGTGGATGTGGAGCGGGACGAACGCGAAACGAAAAATGGATTCGGCCGCTTAATGGAAAAACTATTTGGCGTGTAA
- a CDS encoding YggS family pyridoxal phosphate-dependent enzyme — protein sequence MSIANNVNQVRQMIDAHRTEQPVTLIAVTKSVGPDVANALYAEGIRDFGENRPEGLLEKVEQLPPDAKFHFIGSLQTRKVRQIIDHVAAIHSLDRLSLAEEIDKRAQGVIDCFVQVNVSGEASKHGLEKEEVVPFIENCKQYPHIRIIGLMTMAPFTEDEAVIRETFRNLRRLRDDVARHAYPHAPCTELSMGMSNDYTLAIEEGASFVRIGTVLVQ from the coding sequence GTGAGTATAGCCAATAATGTGAATCAAGTCAGACAAATGATTGACGCGCATCGAACCGAGCAACCGGTGACACTCATCGCGGTCACGAAATCGGTCGGTCCCGACGTGGCGAACGCCCTCTATGCAGAAGGCATCCGCGACTTCGGCGAAAATCGTCCGGAAGGGTTGCTTGAAAAAGTCGAGCAGTTGCCGCCTGATGCCAAATTTCATTTCATCGGCAGCTTGCAGACGCGTAAAGTAAGACAAATTATCGACCATGTGGCAGCGATTCATTCGCTTGACCGCCTCTCGCTCGCCGAAGAGATCGATAAGCGCGCCCAAGGCGTGATTGATTGTTTCGTGCAAGTGAACGTATCGGGCGAAGCATCAAAACATGGTCTCGAAAAAGAGGAAGTCGTCCCGTTCATCGAGAACTGTAAACAGTATCCTCACATTCGAATCATCGGGCTGATGACGATGGCCCCGTTCACAGAAGACGAGGCCGTGATTCGGGAGACGTTCCGAAACTTGAGACGATTGCGCGATGACGTCGCGCGTCATGCCTATCCGCATGCACCGTGTACCGAACTGTCAATGGGGATGTCGAATGACTACACGTTGGCAATCGAAGAAGGCGCATCGTTTGTTCGTATTGGAACCGTACTTGTGCAATAA